One Globicephala melas chromosome 6, mGloMel1.2, whole genome shotgun sequence genomic window carries:
- the LRRC19 gene encoding leucine-rich repeat-containing protein 19, translating to MKITSITILFWPLSMLLLSDESQTSKTEVKCNFTAKNYALIPANINKNVTILDLSYNQITLNVTDTRVLQTYFSLTELYLIENNVIILHNNSFGNLSNLEILNICRNSIHIIQQGAFTGLDKLKQLYLCQNKIVQLNHDIFVPLKSLILLNLQGNLISYLDVPQLFHLEFIILYGNPWNCSCSLLNLQNWLNTSNVTLENENITMCSYPDTLKCYNIKTVPYKAECYSKFPSSITEDLYIHFESISNSTFNSFLNNLTRNSERESQGKSWTFLVSVVVTVLMTSLLISIAIKCPVWYNFLLSYKHHRLEEHEAETYEDSFTRNPSPPPQIPDTSSEETIVIFEQLRQFVVDDDGFIEDKYIDTHELREEN from the exons ATGAAAATCACAAGCATCACAATCTTGTTTTGGCCACTCTCCATGCTATTGTTATCAGACGAAAGCCAGACGTCTAAAACC gaagTCAAATGTAATTTCACTGCAAAGAATTATGCTTTGATTccagcaaatatcaataaaaatgttaCTATACTTGACCTCAGTTATAACCAAATTACTCTGAATGTTACAGATACAAGAGTTCTACAGACATATTTTTCACTCACCGAGCTCTATTTGATTGAGAACAATGTCATTATCCTACATAATAATAGTTTTGGTAACCTCTCCAatctagaaattttaaatatctgtagAAACTCCATCCACATAATTCAACAGGGTGCCTTTACAGGCTTAGATAAACTAAAACAGTTATATCTCTGCCAAAACAAAATAGTTCAACTGAATCATGATATATTTGTGCCTCTAAAAAGCCTGATACTATTGAATCTGCAAGGCAATTTGATAAGCTATCTTGATGTACCACAACTGTTTCATCTGGAATTCATAATTTTATACGGAAATCCGTGGAACTGCTCTTGTAGTCTACTGAATTTGCAAAACTGGTTGAACACATCGAATGTGACACTAG AAAATGAGAACATCACCATGTGCAGCTATCCGGATACACTGAAGTGCTACAATATCAAAACAGTACCTTACAAGGCTGAATGCTACTCAAAATTTCCTTCATCTATAACTGAAGATCTTTACATTCATTTTGAGTCCATTAGCAATTCAACATTTAATAGTTTTTTGAACAACTTAACAAGAAATTCAG AACGTGAATCTCAAGGAAAAAGCTGGACTTTTCTTGTCAGTGTGGTAGTCACTGTACTGATGACTTCACTCCTCATTTCAATTGCTATCAAATGTCCAGTATGGTATAATTTTCTGCTTAGTTACAAGCATCATCGCCTGGAAGAGCATGAAGCAGAAACCTATGAAGATAGTTTTACCAGAAACCCAAGTCCTCCTCCACAGATACCAGACACAAGCTCCGAAGAAACTATAGTAATATTTGAACAACTACGTCAATTTGTGGTAGATGATGATGGGTTTATTGAAGACAAATACATAGATACTCATGAATTAcgtgaagaaaattaa